The following DNA comes from Osmerus eperlanus chromosome 5, fOsmEpe2.1, whole genome shotgun sequence.
ATGGGTTCAAGTCACATACACATAAATCAATTTACATGTCGTTCAAGAGACCCCTGAAGCGTCTGTGTCTTGACTGTCATTATATAAACAGCCACTTGATTGAATTGCCCCACCCATAATTAAGAAGCAAACATCTTCTTCCTGCCCTCCATTCCTGACATGGCATCAACGTTCTTACGCCAGTCAGTAACCTCCTCTTTCTGTGGGGATAACAGGATAAAAGGATGGTTAACACTTTTCCTACAGTAAATTATGTAATTCAATTCTTGTCATGATAACAAGGCTCTCAGTTCTACCAATATAAGTAGAATTAAAACATGACCCCTtactttctcctcttccttcttcacTGTCTTAAGGTTGGCCTTGAAGTCGACAGACTCTTTGACCCTGGCGCCCAGAAGAGCCCCCAGCATGGCGTCCGCAGACACTCTCACCCTCTTCAGATTTGGCCTCTTCATTTTGCCCTTTAGCTCAAAGATCTTATGAGAAAGATCTTCAATCTGTGTACACCAGAATGTTGAAGTAAGAAAAAACAATTAAGGCATGTATATCTTACTCCATTCCTAACATTTTGTACAGGAAAACATGACAATCAGACTCAATTTAGCAGTGAGAATATTTTTGCATTGGTTACCTCTTTAGTATTCTTGGACACTTTTGAGGCGACGTCATAGCGCTCGTCATCAACGACATCTATTTTCTGATGTAACTCCTTGCAAAGATTCTGTTTATAGAACGCCATCATTTAATAAATGGAATAAGTTTGCTATTAATTAGTAATGCATATTATAGTTTGACTCCGGCTATAGTATTGCTGAAGATTTTTCCTTGATAAATTATCATTTACAAAATTTGTAAgaatatgtcagagcccataatCAACTTTGAACTATACGATTACATGCACATCCTTGATTGTCAAAGAATTGTAGAGAGAGATTGTACTTGAAGGTCCTGTATAGACAAGCCAGACAGGTTGAGTGGCGGACCCCTCTCACTCAGGATCCGCTCTCTGTCCAATACTTTCTGCTCCTTGTCAGCCTGGACCATAGTCGCAGCATGCTTCAGCAGCTTGGTCTGGGAACATGCCACACAGTAATCTAAAATCATGACTCACACTTCATTTGGAAGATTCATTATTATTTCATACATTTA
Coding sequences within:
- the tnni4b.3 gene encoding troponin I4b, tandem duplicate 3, with protein sequence MSFWQKPKPKISASRRLYLKTKLLKHAATMVQADKEQKVLDRERILSERGPPLNLSGLSIQDLQNLCKELHQKIDVVDDERYDVASKVSKNTKEIEDLSHKIFELKGKMKRPNLKRVRVSADAMLGALLGARVKESVDFKANLKTVKKEEEKKEEVTDWRKNVDAMSGMEGRKKMFAS